The window AGGTAAGTTTTATTCAGCCATAATTCACATTTGTgaacctaaacctgccctgctttcctgggaattcACCCTGAGAGTGCTCAGAACCCGtgacctcagcagctccaccagGATTGGGGATTTGAGGCACCAACAGAActcacagcactcccagaaattCCCACTCAGCTCACACATccgagctgcagagcagagagatcCCAGAAAAGTCTGACTCTGCCATAATTCAGGTTCCAGGTTTCTGGAACTTAATTTTCCTAATTCCAAGTTTCTgaacctaaacctgccctgctTTCCCAGGAATTCACCCCGAGAGCACTGGGAAcgtgctgcagctgcctctcctccttttATCTCCTTTTCCAATCTCATCCTCCCAAGGATGGGAGGAGGTTAAAAACCTCCCTGTGAGCTTCAGTCAGGACTCACCAGTTGCAACCAGTAAGGCAGGACCTGCTGGAGAGCTCCTTTCTCAAGTGTCCTGCCCACACGGAGATTCCCAGGAGAGAaggagctcccagtgctcccagtgcaaAATCTCCTTTCCAAACCCTGACCCGTCACCTTTACAGCTCCATCCTGCTCATCCAAACCCCGAGGGAGCTCAGCTTGCCGTGCTTATCCAGCACCCATCCGTGGCAtttggaaaagggaatttgAATGTTTAAAAAGGGAATTTAGAATTTAGAGGATTTCCTCTGTCCCATCtacctgggattttgggggatttcctgagcagccacagccatccctgcagctcctctggctcctCCAGTCCCCACACTCTGATGGGGATTTGTTATTCCAGCACTGTGGGACAGGTTCTAGAAGGTTCCCAGCAATGTGGAGGCTCAGCTTCACCACAGAGCCCTCAAGGCTCTGTTGGATATCCCTGGATAAATCCTGGTTTCTGGCACCAGTAGAAATCTCCAATCTCCCCATCCGTGGCACTGAGGAAGTTCCCAAATctcttttcatgttttctgtccCTATCCTGTGCCTATGGAATCCCATCCTTTGTCTCCTGACAGCTCCTAGAGCTCGAGGACACTGCAAAAAAATCAGGCCCTCAACAAGATTTTTCCCCTCCTAGAGAGCAAGAAAACCTGTTTTACAAAACgacttttcctttaatttttacaCCATGaaaaggtggggttttttcctcattaaaaaagGCTTATTTTAGATTTTAGACCATTCTGTGCAGATGCAGCAGCGCTGCAGTTTCAGGATGATGAAATCTACAGAAATTACacgaaaaaaaccccaatttgaTCACAGTTCTCTCACTTTCACTCACATTAAGATGAAGCACCTCCACCGTTCAgggtttcagaaaaaaagtaaaagcctGGCTGGGAAAAAGGCACCAAAAACCCATCAATTAATCCTCATTTCAAATTCctgacaaaaacaaaacctcaggaggtgctgctgcctccaatTCTTCCAGCCAAGCACGTGGaggtcacagaatcatggaacagtttgggttggaagggaccttgaagctcattcgtgtgcagggacacctccagggacgggGCACACTCTGGAAAATCCatcccagtgcctcaccacactCAGAGGGAGgaatcttttcatttttttttacccccaaaATCTGGTTTGAAACCCTTGTTCTGCCACTGGAGATGTGGAAATGCTGCCTGCAACTCTTCTTTCCCCAGCCAATTTTTCCTCTTGGACACACAAAACTCTGGTTGTTCTTCAAGGAACACTCACATCCACCAGAGCTTTGCTTTTGGGTGGCCCCCAAATTAAATTCCTTGGAGAATTCTAAATAAAAAAGGTGAATTAGGGAGCGCGGGATCCCGCTCGGGATGCACGTGGAGACGAATCCAGCGGCTCACCTGCAGCACCGCGCCTGCCCCGGGGCTTTTCGTGCTTCTCCACCCCTTCctgaaggtttttttccttatttctccGTTTTTCACGGaattctggaatggtttgggctggaaaaaaaaaccttcaagcCCATCCCGTTCCAAGCCCTGGCCTTGGACGCTTTCAGGGCCAGCGCAAAAGGCAGGGAGGGATTTTAGGGTGAAAATCCCAAGTTTACAAACAGATTCTCTCGCCTGCACGCTCTGGATTGTTCCACGCGTTACTTACCGGGAGTTTTCCGCTCTTTCGGTGGGCACCGACCCACCGAGAAACGCGCAGCACGCCCCGAACACCCCATTAAAACCCACAGCGGGAGATCCCGCCCGCATCCCGGTCCACCGGGGCCCACACGGGGGCCTCACCCGGTAACCGAGCCCACACGGTAACcgggacaaaaaaacccctcagggcCCAAGGTCAGCCCGCGCTCGGCGGCGCCGGGGCGGCTCCCGCGGTAGCGCCGGGGCCTGGCGGGGCCTTCCCGCGCCGCTCCCATCCCCGGGCCTCACATGGCGGATGGCGACGGCTCCGGCGGGCGCTCCTGAGGGGTGCGGAAGGCTCCGGGCGGTGTCGCGGGTTGTGCTTGGGCAGTACCGGGAAGGTACCGGGAGGGTTccggaggggggggggggttccgGTGAGAGGCTCCGGTGGCGGCTCCGGGCGGGCTCGGGGGCTCTGGCGCGGCCTCGCTCCCACAATGCCCCGCGCAGCGCTCGGCCCGTGGTGACGCAGCAAAATCCCcgcgcgcgccgccgccgccgcctcctcctcctcttcctccctccctcactcccctcccgccgccgccgacCGCGCGTGCGCGGCCCCGCGCGCGCCCCCGCCCCCCCGcgcgcgcccccgccccgctgcccttccagcagcttctgggCGCGCATGCGCAGTGAGGCGCGGCgacaggagagagggaagggagccccgggacccccccacaCCCATTGGGACCCCCCCACTAGGACCCCCTCCCCATTAGACCCCTCCCATTGGGACCTCCGGGACCGACCTTGTTGTCCCAtcagggagttttggggtgaaaattcCCCTCAGAGCCTCCTGTTCTCCAGGCAGTTCCAAAGCCTGACCACCTTtcattcctcctgatgtccaccATGAACCTCTCCTGCAGGAACTTGGGgccatttccttttgctctgGTGTCCCCTGGGAGCAGATTTTGATCCCACGTGGCTCCACTCTCCCATCAGGGAGTTGTAGGGTGGAAAttcccctctgagcctccttttctccaggcagctCCAAAGCCTGACCACCTTTTATTCCTCCTGAAATTCCACTCTGACCCTATCCTGGAGGAATCTGgggctccagcagtgccagcacagggggacaatatataatatatatcctaaaataataaatcagccttccaAAACAtgggagtcaagattctcatctcttcccttgacccctgtgaacacaacCTCAGCCCTGATCCTCGTCCCCGCCTGCTGCAGGGCCGTGAGGAGCCCCCCTGAAGGGAACCCTGAGGGGATGAAGGGGTGACCCTGCAGCTGGGCCGGTgtccagccaggctgtgggacaggaaggaaaggagggaacGGGCAGGTGCTGTTCCAGGACGGGCTATCAGCACCAGGATCTTCCCGGGAGGAAGGCTCCACCCTGAGGCCACAAatcccagggaaaggcaggcagCAAAGCACCACAGAGCAGTGATTTCACCAACAATAAGCCACAACTTTATTAACCGATAGAAATAGtacaaattttaaatttagtcGTATTTTACTCTTCTCTGAAACACCAAAAAAGGCTCCTCCCTCCGGCAGCTACATCGTCAGTTCCTGTGGGGAGAAAGGGAGTCAGGAGgcagctcagaggcagcagctcccctcaGGGACGCCCCCGAAAGCTGCTGCCCCCCGGGGCTCACCATTATCGCGTTTACGATGTCGTTACTGTTGTTCTTGAGGGCTCGCACGGCCTTCGCCCGCGACACGTTCGCCTGCGACATCACCAGCTCGATGTCTTTCACCTCCACGCCGGTTTCATCAACctgaaagagaaacagagcCCGGGATTGGTGCCATTCCAGGCTTGGGGTTGGATTGAGAGCCAGGAGGTCAGGCCTGCACTGTCAACACCCCCAGGGCACGACCTTGTGCTCTCCCTTTGATGAAGGAGAGGAATTTGTGGATTAACCCCACAGAGAGGCTGGGGAAGGCCTCACCTCCTCTTCCTCGCTCTCCTCCTGCACCGTGGGGGTCTGTGTGTTTTCCTGGATGTTGGAAACGGGTTCTCCTTGCACTTTGAActtttcagcagctgccagctgagcCTGCTGGGACAGGTCTTCGATCTGCaggagggaagagaagaaaaggagcgAGTGCTGCCAgtcctgggcagtgccagcacattCCCTGGCAGGAGCCACACAGTGCACAGGTGACAGGAAGGAGaaaccagccctgctggcaccagggtgGGCTCACCTTGGCCTCTCCAAAGACAATGTAGGTGTCTGACGCCGGGCTCTTGTACACGTCTGGCTTTGTGATGACAAACAGGATGTTCTTGGATTTCCGGATGGTGACTCTGGTCACTCCTGTCACCTGGCGAAGGCCCAGCTTGGACATTGCCTGAAAAACACCAGGGAAAGGTCACTGAGGGAAGAagagctctggagccagcccagaTGTGCCCAATCCTCTCTCCAAACTCCAGATCCAACACTTGCTGCGTGGATACACATGGCAACGGGCATTTACTGCCacggagcagctgcagggaacaCTCCAGTCCAGGACTGCTGaggtccccagtgtccctctgAGCCCTGGGACAGATGAAGCAGCCTCACCTTGCGAGCTTTCTTCTCACTCCGgctctgttttgctttgctgacGGGTTCTTCATCTATTTCGGCTGCTGCTgcgagctgcagggagggaaaaggatcAGTGACGATGCTGGGGTGACACGGCAGGGACTCTGATCCACCGTGGATGGCCTCTGCCACCTCCCCTACCTGTGCCTGCTGCGTCGTGGCCTGTGTGGAGTCCTGCTCTTCGAGCTCTGGTACGGATTCATCGCTGTCGGACTCTGTGCCAGACCCTGCAGAGACACACAGCCCAACTCAGCAAGGCCCAGGGCACACTGGTTTGCCACCAGTCAGCCCAGTTAGGGGGTGGACAGAGCATTCCCCGCACTCTGAATGCCATCAGCAGGGTGGCACCGCTGGGTTCTCAGCCTTGCCACGGTGGGAGCAGGCCCCAAAGGTGCCCAGAGGCTCTGCAATGGATCCTGAGGGAGCTCCAGCCTGTGGCACCAGCCCGAGCAGGAGGTGGCAGTTCAGTGTGACAGGGCCTCTCTTGAGTCCCCtcaaaggcagagctggcacagggcaccaAGACCCCACTCAAAGAGCCACCAGGGCGCTGCACATCTGTGGCTTCACTGCAGGGATGATCTGGGataaccccaaaaccccatcagGGACCTGAGGGGCCACCAGGATAATCTGGataaccccaaaaccccatcagGGACCTGAGGGCCACCAGGATAATCTGGataaccccaaacccccttcaGGGACCTGAGGGCCACCAGGATAATCTGGataaccccaaacccccctcagGGACCTGAGGGCCACCAGGATGATCTGGATAACCCAAAACCCCCCTCACAGGACCTGAGGGCCACCAGGATGATCTGGGATaaccccaaacctccctcaGGGACCTGAGGGGCCACCAGGATAATCTGGataaccccaaacccccctcagGGGACCTGAGGGCCACCAGGataaccccaaacccccctcagGGAACCTGAGATTATCCAGGATAATCTGGataaccccaaacccccctcacAAGAGCTGAGGGCCACCAGGATAATCTGGataaccccaaacccccctcagGGGACCTGAGGGCCACCAGGATAATCTGGataaccccaaacccccctcgGGGGACCTGAGGGCCACCAGCTGCAGTTGTGACCCACGGCACTGACCACACCAGTTActgaagcagagctgggtgtccccaaCCTCGGAGGTCACCTGGAGGTGCTGACCCTGATGCTCCCGTGCAGCCTTTACCTGGATTCAGCCCTCATGGCACACAGGAGCCTTGGCAAACCTCTCTGCAGGTGTCAAGGTGTGCCAACACTTCAGGCATAGCGTGGGGACATCCCAGTTTGCTGCCACGAGGCCACACCACACAcgcagcagtgccaggcacgTGGGCATCTCCTCAGTGTGAAGCCagctcatctcatctcatctcatttTTGCAGTGCCCATGCCACAAACCAACCACAAACCACAAACCACAACCGCCAGGCCGTGCTCCGTGCCCGAGGACAGGCGTTAGTGACCGCTGGCACCGTGCtcacccctgtccccaccccctgGCACACGCCGGGCACGCCGTTAGTACCCCGTGGGCATCCAGTGACACTCCATgcacaaaaaccaaaaatacccTTGTCATTCTTGAGGATGGGCTGTGGTGCCAGCACCCCCGTGGCAggggacagctccagcagcacggGTGGCTcgggtgggagcagaggtggcagctccTCATCATCGTCACCGGGCGCGGATTTCGGGGGGGGCTTGGCCACCTTGTTATTGgggaggggctgctgcttcttggCGGGGCTTGGGGGCTTGGGAGGGGCACCAGaagctggggcaggaggtgggggtgtggctgctggagctggggtggccttggcagggctTTTTGGGGGTGCCTTGGCCTCAGCGGGGCTTTTTGGGGGTGCCTTGGCCTCAGTGGGGGTGGTTGGAGGGGGAGTGGCTTTGACAGAGCTTTTTGGGGGTGCCTTGGCCTCAGcggggcttttttggggtgcCTTGGCCTCTGCAGGGCTCTTTGGGGGTGCCTTGGCCTCAGTAGGGCCTTTTGGGGGTGCCTTGACCTCAGcggggcttttttggggtgcCTTGGCCTCAGTAGGGCCTTTTGGGGGTGCCTTGGCCTCAGTAGgggtggctggagctggggtggccttggcagggctTTTTGGGTGTGCCTTGGCCTCAGCAGgggtggctggagctggggtggcCTTGGCCTCAGCAGGGCTTTTTGGGGGTGCCTTGGCCTCAGCAGGGCTTTTTGGCGGTGCCTTGGCCTCAGCAGGGCTTTTTGGGGGTGCCTTGGCCTCAGCAGGgctttttgggggtgttttggcCTCAGCAGGGCTTTTTGGGGGTGCCTTGGCCTCAGCAGGGCTTTTTGGAGATCctttggctgcagcaggggcagctggagctggggtggctttgccagggctCTTTGGGGGTGCCTTGTCCTcagcaggggcagctggagctggggtggctttgccagggctCTTTGGGGGTGCCTTGTCCTCAGCAggggtgcctggagctggggtggctttgccagggctCTTTGGGGGTGCCTTGTCCTCAGCAggggtgcctggagctggggtggctttgccagggccctttgggggtgttttggcctcagcagg of the Molothrus aeneus isolate 106 chromosome 30, BPBGC_Maene_1.0, whole genome shotgun sequence genome contains:
- the NACA gene encoding nascent polypeptide-associated complex subunit alpha, whose amino-acid sequence is MPGEATETVPATEQELPQPQAETGSGTESDSDESVPELEEQDSTQATTQQAQLAAAAEIDEEPVSKAKQSRSEKKARKAMSKLGLRQVTGVTRVTIRKSKNILFVITKPDVYKSPASDTYIVFGEAKIEDLSQQAQLAAAEKFKVQGEPVSNIQENTQTPTVQEESEEEEVDETGVEVKDIELVMSQANVSRAKAVRALKNNSNDIVNAIMELTM
- the LOC136567946 gene encoding uncharacterized protein; its protein translation is LPHPLLWLQHLQLLLLRPKHPQRALAKPPQLQAPLLRTRHPQRALAKPPQLQAPLLRTRHPQRALAKPPQLQLPLLRTRHPQRALAKPPQLQLPLLQPKDLQKALLRPRHPQKALLRPKHPQKALLRPRHPQKALLRPRHRQKALLRPRHPQKALLRPRPPQLQPPLLRPRHPQKALLRPRHPKKAPLRSRHPQKALLRPRHPQRALQRPRHPKKAPLRPRHPQKALSKPLPLQPPPLRPRHPQKAPLRPRHPQKALPRPPQLQQPHPHLLPQLLVPLPSPQAPPRSSSPSPITRWPSPPRNPRPVTMMRSCHLCSHPSHPCCWSCPLPRGCWHHSPSSRMTRVFLVFVHGVSLDAHGVLTACPACARGWGQG